A single region of the Raphanus sativus cultivar WK10039 chromosome 1, ASM80110v3, whole genome shotgun sequence genome encodes:
- the LOC108808260 gene encoding sugar transporter ERD6-like 2 isoform X3 produces the protein MESASLLNKQEEARSPSSFTRGVLLSTSVAVAGSFCYGCAMSYTSPAQSKIMEELGLSVADYSFFTSLMTLGGMITAAISGKIAALTGRRQTMWISDVCCIFGWLAVAFAHDTMLLTIGRLFLGFGVGLISYVVPVYIAEITPKTFRGGFSFTNQLLQCLGISLMFFTGNFFHWRTLALLSAIPCAMQLIGLFFIPESPRWLAMYGRDQELEVTLTRLRGENFDILEEAAEIRKTVEISRRESQSGIKDLFHMRNAQPLIIIGLGLMLVQQFSGSAAISAYAASIFDKAGFPINIGTTILAAVLVPQSIVVILTVDRWGRRPLLLLSSIGVCICSFLIGLSYYLQIFPVNVKVTAGSLVTVSSWFFSWVIIYSFNFTMQWSASGTYFIFSGVSLVTIIFIWILVPETKGRTLEEIQASLFRFS, from the exons ATGGAATCTGCAAGTCTGCTGAATAAGCAAGAAGAAGCAAGAAGTCCTTCTTCCTTCACTCGTGGTGTTCTTCTCAGTACCTCCGTAGCTGTGGCTGGATCCTTTTGTTATGGCTGCGCC ATGTCGTATACGTCGCCTGCTCAATCCAAAATCATGGAAGAACTGGGACTTTCTGTGGCTGAT TATTCCTTTTTTACTTCGCTAATGACATTGGGAGGAATGATCACGGCCGCGATTAGCGGAAAAATCGCTGCGCTCACTGGTCGTCGGCAA ACAATGTGGATCTCAGATGTTTGCTGCATCTTTGGTTGGCTCGCTGTAGCGTTTGCACAT GATACTATGCTGCTAACTATTGGACGACTCTTCTTGGGTTTCGGAGTCGGTCTCATTAGTTATGTG GTTCCTGTGTATATAGCAGAAATTACACCCAAAACATTTCGTGGAGGATTCAGTTTTACTAATCAG CTTCTACAATGTCTTGGAATTTCGCTCATGTTCTTCACCGGAAATTTTTTCCATTGGCGAACATTAGCTCTTTTAA GTGCAATCCCATGCGCTATGCAGCTgattggtttattttttatcCCCGAATCTCCAAGATGGCTG GCTATGTATGGTCGAGATCAAGAGCTTGAAGTTACCTTGACGAGACTAAGGGGAGAAAATTTTGATATTCTCGAAGAAGCAGCTGAAATCAGAAAAACAGTGGAAATCTCCAGAAGAGAATCTCAAAGTGGGATAAAAGATTTGTTTCACATGAGAAACGCACAACCCTTGATCATA ATTGGATTGGGACTAATGCTTGTGCAACAATTTAGTGGGAGTGCGGCGATAAGTGCTTACGCTGCTAGTATTTTCGACAAAGCTg GTTTCCCAATCAACATTGGAACAACAATCCTCGCAGCTGTTCTG GTACCACAATCTATAGTTGTCATATTGACAGTTGATCGATGGGGACGCCGACCACTTCTTCTG TTGTCTTCTATTGGCGTGTGCATATGTTCATTTTTAATCGGCCTATCTTACTATCTTCAG ATATTCCCGGTTAATGTGAAAGTTACTGCCGGTAGCCTTGTAACGGTGTCAAGCTGGTTTTTCAGTTGGGTCATCATTTATAGTTTCAATTTCACGATGCAGTGGAGCGCTTCAG GaacatatttcatattttctgGAGTTTCTTTGGTGACGATTATATTCATATGGATTTTGGTGCCTGAGACAAAAGGTCGAACACTCGAAGAGATTCAAGCATCACTATTTCGGTTTTCATAA
- the LOC108808267 gene encoding uncharacterized protein LOC108808267, whose translation MLKQVVGKYSIGKEFYGSDRAKLRPFLYQTNCGFHIRQTVLAPRSFFGVEDYVDDDTSRPYTYQKEKKSKNPDKHVSFKQRTVAYMEPFTLDVFISKRFVSASLTHRVTCKQVAVAGTNSKDVKAVLRSRCDIPACMSIGRILSERAKEADVYTASYTPRDQDKFEGKIRAVVQSLIDNGIDVKIYLD comes from the exons ATGTTGAAGCAAGTTGTTGGCAAGTATTCGATAGGCAAAGAATTTTATGGAAGTGACAGAGCAAAGCTTAGACCCTTCTTGTACCAAACCAACTGTGGATTTCACATTAGGCAG ACTGTTCTTGCTCCGAGAAGCTTCTTCGGCGTAGAAGACTACGTCGACGATGATACAAGCCGACCATACACATACCAGAAAGAGAAAAAATCGAAGAATCCTGACAAACACGTCTCCTTCAAGCAGCGAACTGTCGCGTACATGGAGCCATTCACACTCGACGTCTTCATCTCAAAACGTTTTGTATCCGCATCTCTCACGCACCGTGTCACTTGCAAGCAAGTCGCGGTCGCGGGAACAAACTCTAAAGACGTAAAAGCGGTGTTGAGATCAAGATGCGATATCCCAGCGTGCATGTCTATAGGGAGGATCTTGTCTGAACGTGCGAAAGAGGCTGATGTGTACACTGCTTCTTACACGCCGCGAGACCAAGACAAGTTTGAAGGGAAAATCAGAGCTGTTGTCCAGTCCCTTATTGATAACGGAATCGATGTCAAAATCTACCTTgattag
- the LOC108808260 gene encoding sugar transporter ERD6-like 2 isoform X4, translating to MWISDVCCIFGWLAVAFAHDTMLLTIGRLFLGFGVGLISYVVPVYIAEITPKTFRGGFSFTNQLLQCLGISLMFFTGNFFHWRTLALLSAIPCAMQLIGLFFIPESPRWLAMYGRDQELEVTLTRLRGENFDILEEAAEIRKTVEISRRESQSGIKDLFHMRNAQPLIIIGLGLMLVQQFSGSAAISAYAASIFDKAGFPINIGTTILAAVLVPQSIVVILTVDRWGRRPLLLLSSIGVCICSFLIGLSYYLQKPGEVQTICSILLIVGIIGHVSFFCIGLGGLPWVIMSEIFPVNVKVTAGSLVTVSSWFFSWVIIYSFNFTMQWSASGTYFIFSGVSLVTIIFIWILVPETKGRTLEEIQASLFRFS from the exons ATGTGGATCTCAGATGTTTGCTGCATCTTTGGTTGGCTCGCTGTAGCGTTTGCACAT GATACTATGCTGCTAACTATTGGACGACTCTTCTTGGGTTTCGGAGTCGGTCTCATTAGTTATGTG GTTCCTGTGTATATAGCAGAAATTACACCCAAAACATTTCGTGGAGGATTCAGTTTTACTAATCAG CTTCTACAATGTCTTGGAATTTCGCTCATGTTCTTCACCGGAAATTTTTTCCATTGGCGAACATTAGCTCTTTTAA GTGCAATCCCATGCGCTATGCAGCTgattggtttattttttatcCCCGAATCTCCAAGATGGCTG GCTATGTATGGTCGAGATCAAGAGCTTGAAGTTACCTTGACGAGACTAAGGGGAGAAAATTTTGATATTCTCGAAGAAGCAGCTGAAATCAGAAAAACAGTGGAAATCTCCAGAAGAGAATCTCAAAGTGGGATAAAAGATTTGTTTCACATGAGAAACGCACAACCCTTGATCATA ATTGGATTGGGACTAATGCTTGTGCAACAATTTAGTGGGAGTGCGGCGATAAGTGCTTACGCTGCTAGTATTTTCGACAAAGCTg GTTTCCCAATCAACATTGGAACAACAATCCTCGCAGCTGTTCTG GTACCACAATCTATAGTTGTCATATTGACAGTTGATCGATGGGGACGCCGACCACTTCTTCTG TTGTCTTCTATTGGCGTGTGCATATGTTCATTTTTAATCGGCCTATCTTACTATCTTCAG AAGCCTGGTGAAGTTCAGACGATTTGTTCCATTTTGTTGATCGTCGGTATAATA GGTCATGTCTCATTCTTTTGCATTGGTCTAGGTGGATTACCATGGGTAATAATGTCAGAG ATATTCCCGGTTAATGTGAAAGTTACTGCCGGTAGCCTTGTAACGGTGTCAAGCTGGTTTTTCAGTTGGGTCATCATTTATAGTTTCAATTTCACGATGCAGTGGAGCGCTTCAG GaacatatttcatattttctgGAGTTTCTTTGGTGACGATTATATTCATATGGATTTTGGTGCCTGAGACAAAAGGTCGAACACTCGAAGAGATTCAAGCATCACTATTTCGGTTTTCATAA
- the LOC108808260 gene encoding sugar transporter ERD6-like 2 isoform X2 — MESASLLNKQEEARSPSSFTRGVLLSTSVAVAGSFCYGCAMSYTSPAQSKIMEELGLSVADYSFFTSLMTLGGMITAAISGKIAALTGRRQTMWISDVCCIFGWLAVAFAHDTMLLTIGRLFLGFGVGLISYVVPVYIAEITPKTFRGGFSFTNQLLQCLGISLMFFTGNFFHWRTLALLSAIPCAMQLIGLFFIPESPRWLAMYGRDQELEVTLTRLRGENFDILEEAAEIRKTVEISRRESQSGIKDLFHMRNAQPLIIIGLGLMLVQQFSGSAAISAYAASIFDKAGFPINIGTTILAAVLVPQSIVVILTVDRWGRRPLLLLSSIGVCICSFLIGLSYYLQGHVSFFCIGLGGLPWVIMSEIFPVNVKVTAGSLVTVSSWFFSWVIIYSFNFTMQWSASGTYFIFSGVSLVTIIFIWILVPETKGRTLEEIQASLFRFS; from the exons ATGGAATCTGCAAGTCTGCTGAATAAGCAAGAAGAAGCAAGAAGTCCTTCTTCCTTCACTCGTGGTGTTCTTCTCAGTACCTCCGTAGCTGTGGCTGGATCCTTTTGTTATGGCTGCGCC ATGTCGTATACGTCGCCTGCTCAATCCAAAATCATGGAAGAACTGGGACTTTCTGTGGCTGAT TATTCCTTTTTTACTTCGCTAATGACATTGGGAGGAATGATCACGGCCGCGATTAGCGGAAAAATCGCTGCGCTCACTGGTCGTCGGCAA ACAATGTGGATCTCAGATGTTTGCTGCATCTTTGGTTGGCTCGCTGTAGCGTTTGCACAT GATACTATGCTGCTAACTATTGGACGACTCTTCTTGGGTTTCGGAGTCGGTCTCATTAGTTATGTG GTTCCTGTGTATATAGCAGAAATTACACCCAAAACATTTCGTGGAGGATTCAGTTTTACTAATCAG CTTCTACAATGTCTTGGAATTTCGCTCATGTTCTTCACCGGAAATTTTTTCCATTGGCGAACATTAGCTCTTTTAA GTGCAATCCCATGCGCTATGCAGCTgattggtttattttttatcCCCGAATCTCCAAGATGGCTG GCTATGTATGGTCGAGATCAAGAGCTTGAAGTTACCTTGACGAGACTAAGGGGAGAAAATTTTGATATTCTCGAAGAAGCAGCTGAAATCAGAAAAACAGTGGAAATCTCCAGAAGAGAATCTCAAAGTGGGATAAAAGATTTGTTTCACATGAGAAACGCACAACCCTTGATCATA ATTGGATTGGGACTAATGCTTGTGCAACAATTTAGTGGGAGTGCGGCGATAAGTGCTTACGCTGCTAGTATTTTCGACAAAGCTg GTTTCCCAATCAACATTGGAACAACAATCCTCGCAGCTGTTCTG GTACCACAATCTATAGTTGTCATATTGACAGTTGATCGATGGGGACGCCGACCACTTCTTCTG TTGTCTTCTATTGGCGTGTGCATATGTTCATTTTTAATCGGCCTATCTTACTATCTTCAG GGTCATGTCTCATTCTTTTGCATTGGTCTAGGTGGATTACCATGGGTAATAATGTCAGAG ATATTCCCGGTTAATGTGAAAGTTACTGCCGGTAGCCTTGTAACGGTGTCAAGCTGGTTTTTCAGTTGGGTCATCATTTATAGTTTCAATTTCACGATGCAGTGGAGCGCTTCAG GaacatatttcatattttctgGAGTTTCTTTGGTGACGATTATATTCATATGGATTTTGGTGCCTGAGACAAAAGGTCGAACACTCGAAGAGATTCAAGCATCACTATTTCGGTTTTCATAA
- the LOC130509152 gene encoding probable histone H2AXa → MSTGAGSGTTKGGRGKPKATKSVSRSSKAGLQFPVGRIARFLKAGKYAERVGAGAPVYLSAVLEYLAAEVLELAGNAARDNKKTRIVPRHIQLAVRNDEELSKLLGAVTIANGGVLPNIHSNLLPSKVGKNKGDIGSASQEF, encoded by the exons ATGAGCACCGGCGCAGGAAGCGGAACGACCAAAGGTGGAAGAGGAAAGCCAAAGGCCACCAAGTCCGTCTCTCGTTCGTCCAAGGCCGGTCTTCAGTTCCCTGTCGGAAGAATCGCCAGATTCCTCAAGGCGGGAAAATACGCCGAGCGCGTCGGCGCCGGAGCTCCGGTCTATCTCTCCGCCGTTCTCGAGTACCTCGCCGCCGAG GTGTTGGAGCTTGCTGGAAACGCGGCGAGGGATAACAAGAAGACGCGTATCGTGCCGAGGCACATTCAGCTCGCGGTGAGGAACGATGAGGAGCTGAGTAAGCTACTGGGAGCCGTGACGATTGCTAACGGAGGTGTGTTGCCGAACATTCATTCGAACCTTTTGCCTTCCAAGGTTGGGAAGAACAAAGGAGACATTGGATCTGCTTCCCAGGAGTTTTGA
- the LOC108808260 gene encoding sugar transporter ERD6-like 2 isoform X1: MESASLLNKQEEARSPSSFTRGVLLSTSVAVAGSFCYGCAMSYTSPAQSKIMEELGLSVADYSFFTSLMTLGGMITAAISGKIAALTGRRQTMWISDVCCIFGWLAVAFAHDTMLLTIGRLFLGFGVGLISYVVPVYIAEITPKTFRGGFSFTNQLLQCLGISLMFFTGNFFHWRTLALLSAIPCAMQLIGLFFIPESPRWLAMYGRDQELEVTLTRLRGENFDILEEAAEIRKTVEISRRESQSGIKDLFHMRNAQPLIIIGLGLMLVQQFSGSAAISAYAASIFDKAGFPINIGTTILAAVLVPQSIVVILTVDRWGRRPLLLLSSIGVCICSFLIGLSYYLQKPGEVQTICSILLIVGIIGHVSFFCIGLGGLPWVIMSEIFPVNVKVTAGSLVTVSSWFFSWVIIYSFNFTMQWSASGTYFIFSGVSLVTIIFIWILVPETKGRTLEEIQASLFRFS; encoded by the exons ATGGAATCTGCAAGTCTGCTGAATAAGCAAGAAGAAGCAAGAAGTCCTTCTTCCTTCACTCGTGGTGTTCTTCTCAGTACCTCCGTAGCTGTGGCTGGATCCTTTTGTTATGGCTGCGCC ATGTCGTATACGTCGCCTGCTCAATCCAAAATCATGGAAGAACTGGGACTTTCTGTGGCTGAT TATTCCTTTTTTACTTCGCTAATGACATTGGGAGGAATGATCACGGCCGCGATTAGCGGAAAAATCGCTGCGCTCACTGGTCGTCGGCAA ACAATGTGGATCTCAGATGTTTGCTGCATCTTTGGTTGGCTCGCTGTAGCGTTTGCACAT GATACTATGCTGCTAACTATTGGACGACTCTTCTTGGGTTTCGGAGTCGGTCTCATTAGTTATGTG GTTCCTGTGTATATAGCAGAAATTACACCCAAAACATTTCGTGGAGGATTCAGTTTTACTAATCAG CTTCTACAATGTCTTGGAATTTCGCTCATGTTCTTCACCGGAAATTTTTTCCATTGGCGAACATTAGCTCTTTTAA GTGCAATCCCATGCGCTATGCAGCTgattggtttattttttatcCCCGAATCTCCAAGATGGCTG GCTATGTATGGTCGAGATCAAGAGCTTGAAGTTACCTTGACGAGACTAAGGGGAGAAAATTTTGATATTCTCGAAGAAGCAGCTGAAATCAGAAAAACAGTGGAAATCTCCAGAAGAGAATCTCAAAGTGGGATAAAAGATTTGTTTCACATGAGAAACGCACAACCCTTGATCATA ATTGGATTGGGACTAATGCTTGTGCAACAATTTAGTGGGAGTGCGGCGATAAGTGCTTACGCTGCTAGTATTTTCGACAAAGCTg GTTTCCCAATCAACATTGGAACAACAATCCTCGCAGCTGTTCTG GTACCACAATCTATAGTTGTCATATTGACAGTTGATCGATGGGGACGCCGACCACTTCTTCTG TTGTCTTCTATTGGCGTGTGCATATGTTCATTTTTAATCGGCCTATCTTACTATCTTCAG AAGCCTGGTGAAGTTCAGACGATTTGTTCCATTTTGTTGATCGTCGGTATAATA GGTCATGTCTCATTCTTTTGCATTGGTCTAGGTGGATTACCATGGGTAATAATGTCAGAG ATATTCCCGGTTAATGTGAAAGTTACTGCCGGTAGCCTTGTAACGGTGTCAAGCTGGTTTTTCAGTTGGGTCATCATTTATAGTTTCAATTTCACGATGCAGTGGAGCGCTTCAG GaacatatttcatattttctgGAGTTTCTTTGGTGACGATTATATTCATATGGATTTTGGTGCCTGAGACAAAAGGTCGAACACTCGAAGAGATTCAAGCATCACTATTTCGGTTTTCATAA
- the LOC130509147 gene encoding superoxide dismutase [Cu-Zn] 1-like has translation MAKGVAVLNSSEGVKGTIFFTQEGDGVTTVTGTVSGLKPGQHGFHVHALGDTTNGCMSTGPHFNPDGKQHGAPEDANRHAGDLGNITVGDDGTATFTITDCQIPLSGPNSIVGRAVVVHADPDDLGKGGHELSLATGNAGGRVACGIIGLQG, from the exons ATGGCCAAGGGAGTTGCAGTCTTGAACAGCAGCGAGGGTGTTAAGGGAACTATCTTCTTCACCCAGGAAGGAGACG gtgTGACCACTGTGACTGGAACAGTTTCTGGACTTAAACCTGGTCAACATGGTTTCCATGTCCATGCTCTTGGAGACACCACTAACGGTTGCATGTCTACCG GTCCACATTTCAACCCTGATGGTAAACAACACGGTGCCCCAGAGGATGCTAATCGACATGCTGGTGATCTAGGAAACATCACTGTTGGAGATGATG GAACTGCCACCTTCACAATCACTGACTGCCAG ATTCCTCTTAGTGGACCAAACTCTATTGTCGGAAGGGCTGTTGTTGTCCACGCAGACCCTGATGACCTCGGAAAGG gAGGCCATGAACTCAGCTTGGCTACTGGAAATGCAGGCGGCCGTGTTGCTTGCG GTATTATTGGTCTTCAGGGCTAA